A DNA window from Streptomyces canus contains the following coding sequences:
- a CDS encoding NAD(P)/FAD-dependent oxidoreductase, producing the protein MQHRIIVLGAGYSGAIAAGRLAKRLRREDVAITLVNAEPDFVERVRMHQLAVGQELKPRPLREMFAGTGVELKIAKVTSIDVDRKTVAVQGAEGRAELPYDTLVYALGSGADDNDVPGVAEHAHQIASRPGALRLRERLSRLAEGEAVLVVGGGLTGLEFSTEVAEARPDLDINLVTRAGLGDWLSPKGRAHLRKVIDRLGITVYENAAVTAVEADQVTTADGRTLPAAVTVWTTGFTVHPLAAATSLELADTGRIVVDATMRSISHPDVYVIGDAGHALGAGDKPLRMSCASGTPMAWQAADSIAARLTGGKLPNALLRYFNQCISLGRKEGLIQFVTADDRSVDHALTGRFAARYKELICKGAAWGVANPTMGIPVRRRRVVAGRVASEGAARVSA; encoded by the coding sequence ATGCAGCATCGCATCATCGTCCTCGGCGCCGGCTACTCCGGCGCGATCGCGGCAGGCCGACTCGCCAAGCGGCTGCGTCGTGAGGACGTCGCCATCACCCTCGTCAACGCAGAGCCCGACTTCGTCGAGCGGGTCCGGATGCACCAGTTGGCTGTGGGCCAGGAGCTGAAGCCGCGCCCGCTGCGCGAGATGTTCGCGGGCACGGGAGTCGAGCTGAAGATCGCGAAGGTCACGTCGATCGACGTGGACCGCAAGACCGTCGCGGTGCAGGGCGCCGAGGGGAGGGCGGAACTGCCGTACGACACCCTCGTCTACGCCCTCGGCAGCGGAGCCGACGACAACGACGTCCCCGGTGTCGCCGAGCACGCCCACCAGATCGCGAGCCGCCCCGGCGCGCTCCGGCTCCGCGAGCGCCTGAGCCGGCTCGCCGAGGGCGAGGCGGTCCTCGTCGTGGGCGGCGGCCTGACCGGCCTGGAGTTCTCGACGGAGGTGGCCGAGGCCCGCCCGGACCTCGACATCAACCTCGTCACGCGCGCCGGACTGGGCGACTGGCTCTCCCCGAAGGGTCGCGCGCACCTGCGCAAGGTCATCGACAGGCTCGGCATCACGGTGTACGAGAACGCCGCGGTGACCGCGGTCGAGGCGGACCAGGTCACGACCGCGGACGGCCGGACCCTCCCGGCTGCCGTCACCGTATGGACCACGGGCTTCACGGTGCACCCGCTGGCCGCGGCCACCAGCCTCGAACTAGCGGACACCGGGCGCATAGTGGTCGACGCGACGATGCGCTCGATCTCGCACCCGGACGTGTACGTGATCGGCGACGCCGGCCACGCACTGGGCGCCGGTGACAAGCCGCTGCGCATGTCCTGCGCCTCTGGCACCCCTATGGCCTGGCAGGCCGCCGACTCCATCGCCGCCCGCCTGACCGGCGGCAAGCTCCCGAACGCCCTGCTGCGCTACTTCAACCAGTGCATCTCTCTCGGCCGCAAGGAGGGCCTGATCCAGTTCGTCACCGCCGACGACCGCTCTGTGGACCACGCCCTGACCGGCCGCTTCGCGGCCCGTTACAAGGAGCTGATCTGCAAGGGCGCGGCCTGGGGCGTCGCCAACCCGACGATGGGCATTCCGGTACGGCGGCGACGGGTGGTGGCCGGCCGGGTCGCGTCGGAGGGGGCGGCGCGGGTGTCGGCGTGA